A window of the Brassica napus cultivar Da-Ae chromosome A2, Da-Ae, whole genome shotgun sequence genome harbors these coding sequences:
- the LOC106369469 gene encoding uncharacterized protein At4g04775-like produces the protein MSSSSSSSLSSTRSRTVGIPTTCWCGSKLTTFGAQTKENLFRRFYRCKLGVQAIVDEVNMVDAKHNQLKEDVDSFKIYTTQRLEKQAIQFDKALIQLNSLIADKATSSGTNDNSTIATKDTLQPPNQPSDANNSRAQLINIAVAAIVVGTMTWIYAKITN, from the exons ATGagctcttcctcctcttcctcacTATCCAGCACAAGGAGTCGAACTGTTGGCATCCCAACTACCTGTTGGTGTGGATCGAAGCTGACTACATTCGGGGCTCAGACGAAGGAGAATCTCTTCCGAAGGTTTTACCGTTGCAAATTAGGCGTACAG GCCATTGTTGACGAGGTTAACATGGTAGATGCTAAACATAATCAGCTAAAGGAAGATGTGGACTCATTCAAGATCTACACTACACAACGTCTCGAAAAACAGGCAATACAATTCGACAAAGCCCTCATTCAGCTCAATAGTCTGATTGCTGACAAAGCTACTAGCTCAGGGACAAACGACAACTCAACTATTGCCACAAAAGATACTCTACAGCCACCCAATCAGCCCTCCGATGCAAATAACTCTCGGGCACAACTTATCAACATTGCTGTTGCAGCCATTGTAGTAGGAACAATGACATGGATTTACGCCAAGATCACTAACTAG
- the LOC106371099 gene encoding protein RIK isoform X2 codes for MTDKCDEARVPPSDSATTNDASRTRQRRKRKWDQPAEQLVAAGVVLPRLGNAINVPPAATNTVAPFFQTPLPKLIQDELTIAREIVINDAEASLRHKLTKRSTQEEIQRSTGAVVITRGKYRPPNAPPDGEKPLYLHISAAAHLKETTERILAVDRAAAMIEEMMKQKTNSQVGLVGSPTVKMLNTCVYLGFEADPSSNVAARIRGPNDQYINHIMNETGATVVLRGRGSGNLENQHEAQQPLHLLLSSSNPKSIDDAKRLAENLMDTISVEFGASRVSSSKVYGAVPPPQQLLAGAPIPETAQKPNLSSSYGLMTSPNAVNPFPVPPATTTLYPQFPVFQPPGISNGGHLRPSPVSYLQPAAGGTSYSGYAGIYPQATPLQQVAQVLKQSVTPVVSTVPPTLLTSAALSKPSGIPSKETERRPPQKRKFQELPADCKVPAKSKEGILNIGGTMCLQSSLLQFGDQNQNLFTFKTSFESRDMSPLCACSHKSESAMAGEVAPKNIREPTANGVGSLPSQRSMMPPPPPKTIQPPPSRDVSPPSSRTMLPPPPRFTPSKQPPAPRLQEDQITIKKPNPVPDTLIKLMEYGDDDDDDED; via the exons ATGACAGACAAGTGCGATGAGGCTCGGGTTCCTCCTAGCGACTCGGCTACAACGAACGATGCTTCTCGAACGAGGCAAAG GAGAAAGAGAAAGTGGGATCAGCCCGCTGAGCAGCTTGTTGCAGCTGGAGTTGTGCTTCCTCGATTAGGCAATGCTATCAATGTTCCTCCTGCTGCTACTAACACTGTTGCTCCATTCTTCCAAACCCCACTTCCAAAACTTATTCAA GATGAGCTAACCATAGCTAGAGAAATCGTTATCAACGATGCTGAAGCTTCTCTTAGGCACAAGCTTACTAAACGCTCAACTCAAGAAGAA ATTCAGAGGTCTACTGGTGCTGTGGTGATTACTAG GGGCAAGTATCGTCCTCCAAATGCACCTCCTGATGGTGAAAAGCCATTATATCTTCACATATCTGCTGCTGCCCAT TTAAAAGAGACTACAGAGCGAATTTTAGCAGTTGATCGTGCAGCAGCTATGATTGAGGAGATGATGAAACAGAAAACAAACTCACAGGTCGGGTTGGTTGGTTCTCCGACGGTCAAG ATGCTGAACACATGCGTTTATTTGGGTTTTGAAGCTGACCCATCATCTAATGTTGCTGCTCGTATTCGTGGGCCTAAC GATCAGTATATAAATCACATTATGAATGAAACAGGAGCAACCGTTGTACTAAGAGGGCGTGGTTCAGGGAACCTTGAGAACCAACATG AAGCACAGCAACCATTGCATCTGTTATTGTCTAGTAGCAACCCGAAAAGCATTGACGATGCAAAACGTTTAGCTGAGAATCTTATGGATACAATCAGTGTTGAATTCGGGGCTTCAAG GGTTTCCTCAAGCAAGGTGTATGGTGCTGTACCACCACCACAGCAACTGCTTGCTGGAGCTCCGATTCCTGAAACCGCACAAAAGCCAAATTTGAGTTCATCATATGGTTTGATGACATCGCCAAATGCTGTTAATCCATTTCCAGTTCCTCCAGCAACAACAACTCTGTATCCTCAGTTTCCAGTGTTTCAGCCTCCAGGGATCTCAAACGGTGGGCACTTGCGACCAAGTCCAGTCAGTTACTTACAACCTGCGGCTGGTGGAACTAGTTATAGTGGGTATGCCGGAATATACCCTCAAGCCACTCCACTGCAACAAGTTGCTCAAGTCCTTAAGCAATCTGTTACTCCTGTTGTCTCCACCGTGCCCCCTACTTTGTTGACATCTGCCGCCTTATCAAAGCCAAGTGGTATTCCAAGTAAGGAAACGGAAAGGCGTCCACCCCAGAAGCGCAAGTTTCAGGAGCTACCAGCTGATTGTAAAGTCCCAGCAAAATCCAAAGAG GGTATTCTTAATATTGGAGGCACCATGTGTTTGCAGTCATCCTTGCTTCAGTTTGGCGATCAGAATCAGAAcctttttacttttaaaacgtCCTTCGAAAGTCGTGACATGTCTCCCTTGTGTGCATGCTCCCAT AAGTCCGAGTCAGCAATGGCAGGTGAAGTTGCTCCAAAGAATATACGTGAGCCAACAGCAAATGGAGTGGGATCACTGCCTTCACAACGATCCATgatgcctcctcctccaccaaAGACCATCCAACCACCACCTTCGAGGGATGTGTCTCCTCCATCATCGAGAACCATGCTTCCTCCACCACCGCGATTTACACCATCAAAACAACCTCCAGCTCCAAGATTACAGGAGGACCAAATCACTATTAAGAAACCAAATCCAGTTCCAG ATACTTTAATAAAATTGATGGAGTATGgggatgatgatgacgatgatgaagaCTAG
- the LOC106371099 gene encoding protein RIK isoform X1 codes for MTDKCDEARVPPSDSATTNDASRTRQRRKRKWDQPAEQLVAAGVVLPRLGNAINVPPAATNTVAPFFQTPLPKLIQDELTIAREIVINDAEASLRHKLTKRSTQEEIQRSTGAVVITRGKYRPPNAPPDGEKPLYLHISAAAHLKETTERILAVDRAAAMIEEMMKQKTNSQVGLVGSPTVKMLNTCVYLGFEADPSSNVAARIRGPNDQYINHIMNETGATVVLRGRGSGNLENQHGEEAQQPLHLLLSSSNPKSIDDAKRLAENLMDTISVEFGASRVSSSKVYGAVPPPQQLLAGAPIPETAQKPNLSSSYGLMTSPNAVNPFPVPPATTTLYPQFPVFQPPGISNGGHLRPSPVSYLQPAAGGTSYSGYAGIYPQATPLQQVAQVLKQSVTPVVSTVPPTLLTSAALSKPSGIPSKETERRPPQKRKFQELPADCKVPAKSKEGILNIGGTMCLQSSLLQFGDQNQNLFTFKTSFESRDMSPLCACSHKSESAMAGEVAPKNIREPTANGVGSLPSQRSMMPPPPPKTIQPPPSRDVSPPSSRTMLPPPPRFTPSKQPPAPRLQEDQITIKKPNPVPDTLIKLMEYGDDDDDDED; via the exons ATGACAGACAAGTGCGATGAGGCTCGGGTTCCTCCTAGCGACTCGGCTACAACGAACGATGCTTCTCGAACGAGGCAAAG GAGAAAGAGAAAGTGGGATCAGCCCGCTGAGCAGCTTGTTGCAGCTGGAGTTGTGCTTCCTCGATTAGGCAATGCTATCAATGTTCCTCCTGCTGCTACTAACACTGTTGCTCCATTCTTCCAAACCCCACTTCCAAAACTTATTCAA GATGAGCTAACCATAGCTAGAGAAATCGTTATCAACGATGCTGAAGCTTCTCTTAGGCACAAGCTTACTAAACGCTCAACTCAAGAAGAA ATTCAGAGGTCTACTGGTGCTGTGGTGATTACTAG GGGCAAGTATCGTCCTCCAAATGCACCTCCTGATGGTGAAAAGCCATTATATCTTCACATATCTGCTGCTGCCCAT TTAAAAGAGACTACAGAGCGAATTTTAGCAGTTGATCGTGCAGCAGCTATGATTGAGGAGATGATGAAACAGAAAACAAACTCACAGGTCGGGTTGGTTGGTTCTCCGACGGTCAAG ATGCTGAACACATGCGTTTATTTGGGTTTTGAAGCTGACCCATCATCTAATGTTGCTGCTCGTATTCGTGGGCCTAAC GATCAGTATATAAATCACATTATGAATGAAACAGGAGCAACCGTTGTACTAAGAGGGCGTGGTTCAGGGAACCTTGAGAACCAACATGGTGAAG AAGCACAGCAACCATTGCATCTGTTATTGTCTAGTAGCAACCCGAAAAGCATTGACGATGCAAAACGTTTAGCTGAGAATCTTATGGATACAATCAGTGTTGAATTCGGGGCTTCAAG GGTTTCCTCAAGCAAGGTGTATGGTGCTGTACCACCACCACAGCAACTGCTTGCTGGAGCTCCGATTCCTGAAACCGCACAAAAGCCAAATTTGAGTTCATCATATGGTTTGATGACATCGCCAAATGCTGTTAATCCATTTCCAGTTCCTCCAGCAACAACAACTCTGTATCCTCAGTTTCCAGTGTTTCAGCCTCCAGGGATCTCAAACGGTGGGCACTTGCGACCAAGTCCAGTCAGTTACTTACAACCTGCGGCTGGTGGAACTAGTTATAGTGGGTATGCCGGAATATACCCTCAAGCCACTCCACTGCAACAAGTTGCTCAAGTCCTTAAGCAATCTGTTACTCCTGTTGTCTCCACCGTGCCCCCTACTTTGTTGACATCTGCCGCCTTATCAAAGCCAAGTGGTATTCCAAGTAAGGAAACGGAAAGGCGTCCACCCCAGAAGCGCAAGTTTCAGGAGCTACCAGCTGATTGTAAAGTCCCAGCAAAATCCAAAGAG GGTATTCTTAATATTGGAGGCACCATGTGTTTGCAGTCATCCTTGCTTCAGTTTGGCGATCAGAATCAGAAcctttttacttttaaaacgtCCTTCGAAAGTCGTGACATGTCTCCCTTGTGTGCATGCTCCCAT AAGTCCGAGTCAGCAATGGCAGGTGAAGTTGCTCCAAAGAATATACGTGAGCCAACAGCAAATGGAGTGGGATCACTGCCTTCACAACGATCCATgatgcctcctcctccaccaaAGACCATCCAACCACCACCTTCGAGGGATGTGTCTCCTCCATCATCGAGAACCATGCTTCCTCCACCACCGCGATTTACACCATCAAAACAACCTCCAGCTCCAAGATTACAGGAGGACCAAATCACTATTAAGAAACCAAATCCAGTTCCAG ATACTTTAATAAAATTGATGGAGTATGgggatgatgatgacgatgatgaagaCTAG
- the LOC106371099 gene encoding protein RIK isoform X3, producing MTDKCDEARVPPSDSATTNDASRTRQRRKRKWDQPAEQLVAAGVVLPRLGNAINVPPAATNTVAPFFQTPLPKLIQDELTIAREIVINDAEASLRHKLTKRSTQEEIQRSTGAVVITRGKYRPPNAPPDGEKPLYLHISAAAHLKETTERILAVDRAAAMIEEMMKQKTNSQVGLVGSPTVKMLNTCVYLGFEADPSSNVAARIRGPNDQYINHIMNETGATVVLRGRGSGNLENQHGEEAQQPLHLLLSSSNPKSIDDAKRLAENLMDTISVEFGASRVSSSKVYGAVPPPQQLLAGAPIPETAQKPNLSSSYGLMTSPNAVNPFPVPPATTTLYPQFPVFQPPGISNGGHLRPSPVSYLQPAAGGTSYSGYAGIYPQATPLQQVAQVLKQSVTPVVSTVPPTLLTSAALSKPSGIPSKETERRPPQKRKFQELPADCKVPAKSKEKSESAMAGEVAPKNIREPTANGVGSLPSQRSMMPPPPPKTIQPPPSRDVSPPSSRTMLPPPPRFTPSKQPPAPRLQEDQITIKKPNPVPDTLIKLMEYGDDDDDDED from the exons ATGACAGACAAGTGCGATGAGGCTCGGGTTCCTCCTAGCGACTCGGCTACAACGAACGATGCTTCTCGAACGAGGCAAAG GAGAAAGAGAAAGTGGGATCAGCCCGCTGAGCAGCTTGTTGCAGCTGGAGTTGTGCTTCCTCGATTAGGCAATGCTATCAATGTTCCTCCTGCTGCTACTAACACTGTTGCTCCATTCTTCCAAACCCCACTTCCAAAACTTATTCAA GATGAGCTAACCATAGCTAGAGAAATCGTTATCAACGATGCTGAAGCTTCTCTTAGGCACAAGCTTACTAAACGCTCAACTCAAGAAGAA ATTCAGAGGTCTACTGGTGCTGTGGTGATTACTAG GGGCAAGTATCGTCCTCCAAATGCACCTCCTGATGGTGAAAAGCCATTATATCTTCACATATCTGCTGCTGCCCAT TTAAAAGAGACTACAGAGCGAATTTTAGCAGTTGATCGTGCAGCAGCTATGATTGAGGAGATGATGAAACAGAAAACAAACTCACAGGTCGGGTTGGTTGGTTCTCCGACGGTCAAG ATGCTGAACACATGCGTTTATTTGGGTTTTGAAGCTGACCCATCATCTAATGTTGCTGCTCGTATTCGTGGGCCTAAC GATCAGTATATAAATCACATTATGAATGAAACAGGAGCAACCGTTGTACTAAGAGGGCGTGGTTCAGGGAACCTTGAGAACCAACATGGTGAAG AAGCACAGCAACCATTGCATCTGTTATTGTCTAGTAGCAACCCGAAAAGCATTGACGATGCAAAACGTTTAGCTGAGAATCTTATGGATACAATCAGTGTTGAATTCGGGGCTTCAAG GGTTTCCTCAAGCAAGGTGTATGGTGCTGTACCACCACCACAGCAACTGCTTGCTGGAGCTCCGATTCCTGAAACCGCACAAAAGCCAAATTTGAGTTCATCATATGGTTTGATGACATCGCCAAATGCTGTTAATCCATTTCCAGTTCCTCCAGCAACAACAACTCTGTATCCTCAGTTTCCAGTGTTTCAGCCTCCAGGGATCTCAAACGGTGGGCACTTGCGACCAAGTCCAGTCAGTTACTTACAACCTGCGGCTGGTGGAACTAGTTATAGTGGGTATGCCGGAATATACCCTCAAGCCACTCCACTGCAACAAGTTGCTCAAGTCCTTAAGCAATCTGTTACTCCTGTTGTCTCCACCGTGCCCCCTACTTTGTTGACATCTGCCGCCTTATCAAAGCCAAGTGGTATTCCAAGTAAGGAAACGGAAAGGCGTCCACCCCAGAAGCGCAAGTTTCAGGAGCTACCAGCTGATTGTAAAGTCCCAGCAAAATCCAAAGAG AAGTCCGAGTCAGCAATGGCAGGTGAAGTTGCTCCAAAGAATATACGTGAGCCAACAGCAAATGGAGTGGGATCACTGCCTTCACAACGATCCATgatgcctcctcctccaccaaAGACCATCCAACCACCACCTTCGAGGGATGTGTCTCCTCCATCATCGAGAACCATGCTTCCTCCACCACCGCGATTTACACCATCAAAACAACCTCCAGCTCCAAGATTACAGGAGGACCAAATCACTATTAAGAAACCAAATCCAGTTCCAG ATACTTTAATAAAATTGATGGAGTATGgggatgatgatgacgatgatgaagaCTAG
- the LOC106371099 gene encoding protein RIK isoform X4: MTDKCDEARVPPSDSATTNDASRTRQRRKRKWDQPAEQLVAAGVVLPRLGNAINVPPAATNTVAPFFQTPLPKLIQDELTIAREIVINDAEASLRHKLTKRSTQEEIQRSTGAVVITRGKYRPPNAPPDGEKPLYLHISAAAHLKETTERILAVDRAAAMIEEMMKQKTNSQVGLVGSPTVKMLNTCVYLGFEADPSSNVAARIRGPNDQYINHIMNETGATVVLRGRGSGNLENQHGEEAQQPLHLLLSSSNPKSIDDAKRLAENLMDTISVEFGASRVSSSKVYGAVPPPQQLLAGAPIPETAQKPNLSSSYGLMTSPNAVNPFPVPPATTTLYPQFPVFQPPGISNGGHLRPSPVSYLQPAAGGTSYSGYAGIYPQATPLQQVAQVLKQSVTPVVSTVPPTLLTSAALSKPSGIPSKETERRPPQKRKFQELPADCKVPAKSKEGILNIGGTMCLQSSLLQFGDQNQNLFTFKTSFESRDMSPLCACSHVSTLTYLSFRSPSQQWQVKLLQRIYVSQQQMEWDHCLHNDP, encoded by the exons ATGACAGACAAGTGCGATGAGGCTCGGGTTCCTCCTAGCGACTCGGCTACAACGAACGATGCTTCTCGAACGAGGCAAAG GAGAAAGAGAAAGTGGGATCAGCCCGCTGAGCAGCTTGTTGCAGCTGGAGTTGTGCTTCCTCGATTAGGCAATGCTATCAATGTTCCTCCTGCTGCTACTAACACTGTTGCTCCATTCTTCCAAACCCCACTTCCAAAACTTATTCAA GATGAGCTAACCATAGCTAGAGAAATCGTTATCAACGATGCTGAAGCTTCTCTTAGGCACAAGCTTACTAAACGCTCAACTCAAGAAGAA ATTCAGAGGTCTACTGGTGCTGTGGTGATTACTAG GGGCAAGTATCGTCCTCCAAATGCACCTCCTGATGGTGAAAAGCCATTATATCTTCACATATCTGCTGCTGCCCAT TTAAAAGAGACTACAGAGCGAATTTTAGCAGTTGATCGTGCAGCAGCTATGATTGAGGAGATGATGAAACAGAAAACAAACTCACAGGTCGGGTTGGTTGGTTCTCCGACGGTCAAG ATGCTGAACACATGCGTTTATTTGGGTTTTGAAGCTGACCCATCATCTAATGTTGCTGCTCGTATTCGTGGGCCTAAC GATCAGTATATAAATCACATTATGAATGAAACAGGAGCAACCGTTGTACTAAGAGGGCGTGGTTCAGGGAACCTTGAGAACCAACATGGTGAAG AAGCACAGCAACCATTGCATCTGTTATTGTCTAGTAGCAACCCGAAAAGCATTGACGATGCAAAACGTTTAGCTGAGAATCTTATGGATACAATCAGTGTTGAATTCGGGGCTTCAAG GGTTTCCTCAAGCAAGGTGTATGGTGCTGTACCACCACCACAGCAACTGCTTGCTGGAGCTCCGATTCCTGAAACCGCACAAAAGCCAAATTTGAGTTCATCATATGGTTTGATGACATCGCCAAATGCTGTTAATCCATTTCCAGTTCCTCCAGCAACAACAACTCTGTATCCTCAGTTTCCAGTGTTTCAGCCTCCAGGGATCTCAAACGGTGGGCACTTGCGACCAAGTCCAGTCAGTTACTTACAACCTGCGGCTGGTGGAACTAGTTATAGTGGGTATGCCGGAATATACCCTCAAGCCACTCCACTGCAACAAGTTGCTCAAGTCCTTAAGCAATCTGTTACTCCTGTTGTCTCCACCGTGCCCCCTACTTTGTTGACATCTGCCGCCTTATCAAAGCCAAGTGGTATTCCAAGTAAGGAAACGGAAAGGCGTCCACCCCAGAAGCGCAAGTTTCAGGAGCTACCAGCTGATTGTAAAGTCCCAGCAAAATCCAAAGAG GGTATTCTTAATATTGGAGGCACCATGTGTTTGCAGTCATCCTTGCTTCAGTTTGGCGATCAGAATCAGAAcctttttacttttaaaacgtCCTTCGAAAGTCGTGACATGTCTCCCTTGTGTGCATGCTCCCATGTATCTACACTTACGTACCTTTCATTTAG AAGTCCGAGTCAGCAATGGCAGGTGAAGTTGCTCCAAAGAATATACGTGAGCCAACAGCAAATGGAGTGGGATCACTGCCTTCACAACGATCCATga
- the LOC106371099 gene encoding protein RIK isoform X5, whose protein sequence is MTDKCDEARVPPSDSATTNDASRTRQRRKRKWDQPAEQLVAAGVVLPRLGNAINVPPAATNTVAPFFQTPLPKLIQDELTIAREIVINDAEASLRHKLTKRSTQEEIQRSTGAVVITRGKYRPPNAPPDGEKPLYLHISAAAHLKETTERILAVDRAAAMIEEMMKQKTNSQVGLVGSPTVKMLNTCVYLGFEADPSSNVAARIRGPNDQYINHIMNETGATVVLRGRGSGNLENQHGEEAQQPLHLLLSSSNPKSIDDAKRLAENLMDTISVEFGASRVSSSKVYGAVPPPQQLLAGAPIPETAQKPNLSSSYGLMTSPNAVNPFPVPPATTTLYPQFPVFQPPGISNGGHLRPSPVSYLQPAAGGTSYSGYAGIYPQATPLQQVAQVLKQSVTPVVSTVPPTLLTSAALSKPSGIPSKETERRPPQKRKFQELPADCKVPAKSKEVFF, encoded by the exons ATGACAGACAAGTGCGATGAGGCTCGGGTTCCTCCTAGCGACTCGGCTACAACGAACGATGCTTCTCGAACGAGGCAAAG GAGAAAGAGAAAGTGGGATCAGCCCGCTGAGCAGCTTGTTGCAGCTGGAGTTGTGCTTCCTCGATTAGGCAATGCTATCAATGTTCCTCCTGCTGCTACTAACACTGTTGCTCCATTCTTCCAAACCCCACTTCCAAAACTTATTCAA GATGAGCTAACCATAGCTAGAGAAATCGTTATCAACGATGCTGAAGCTTCTCTTAGGCACAAGCTTACTAAACGCTCAACTCAAGAAGAA ATTCAGAGGTCTACTGGTGCTGTGGTGATTACTAG GGGCAAGTATCGTCCTCCAAATGCACCTCCTGATGGTGAAAAGCCATTATATCTTCACATATCTGCTGCTGCCCAT TTAAAAGAGACTACAGAGCGAATTTTAGCAGTTGATCGTGCAGCAGCTATGATTGAGGAGATGATGAAACAGAAAACAAACTCACAGGTCGGGTTGGTTGGTTCTCCGACGGTCAAG ATGCTGAACACATGCGTTTATTTGGGTTTTGAAGCTGACCCATCATCTAATGTTGCTGCTCGTATTCGTGGGCCTAAC GATCAGTATATAAATCACATTATGAATGAAACAGGAGCAACCGTTGTACTAAGAGGGCGTGGTTCAGGGAACCTTGAGAACCAACATGGTGAAG AAGCACAGCAACCATTGCATCTGTTATTGTCTAGTAGCAACCCGAAAAGCATTGACGATGCAAAACGTTTAGCTGAGAATCTTATGGATACAATCAGTGTTGAATTCGGGGCTTCAAG GGTTTCCTCAAGCAAGGTGTATGGTGCTGTACCACCACCACAGCAACTGCTTGCTGGAGCTCCGATTCCTGAAACCGCACAAAAGCCAAATTTGAGTTCATCATATGGTTTGATGACATCGCCAAATGCTGTTAATCCATTTCCAGTTCCTCCAGCAACAACAACTCTGTATCCTCAGTTTCCAGTGTTTCAGCCTCCAGGGATCTCAAACGGTGGGCACTTGCGACCAAGTCCAGTCAGTTACTTACAACCTGCGGCTGGTGGAACTAGTTATAGTGGGTATGCCGGAATATACCCTCAAGCCACTCCACTGCAACAAGTTGCTCAAGTCCTTAAGCAATCTGTTACTCCTGTTGTCTCCACCGTGCCCCCTACTTTGTTGACATCTGCCGCCTTATCAAAGCCAAGTGGTATTCCAAGTAAGGAAACGGAAAGGCGTCCACCCCAGAAGCGCAAGTTTCAGGAGCTACCAGCTGATTGTAAAGTCCCAGCAAAATCCAAAGAG GTATTTTTCTGA
- the LOC106371098 gene encoding exocyst complex component EXO70E2-like has product MGEFELDREEKLITAANYLVHELRSGKSLTRNAKKALESLSSELSRVVVVNSEDDNRYEEDEIKTRLNAVCEKIMTREVDETMIWDLGSEAGNEFLDAVNELRVLIDGGTTEEVSLRKAHDVLQTAMARLEDEFKHLLSENKLPFELEHASFRSDHCIEEGSFGAASTEDLIIGSSRRNSEEIVIDLVRPEVISDLKNIASTMVASGYDRECLQVCTTVRKEALDEFLYHHEVEKLSIEDVLKMDWATLNTNIKKWVRVMRSIVQVYLVSEKSLNDQIFGEEEEEEESVTCFVDTVKAPVMQLLNFGEAVSLGPRQPEKLLRILEMYELASELLPEIDVLFSGNQLGSSVRGEYREVMRRLGECARATFLEFKSAIASDVSSHPFPGGAVHPLTNYVMNYLMALTDFSQTLDSLLMEHDDVEDLSIPPSPDVISPAMVVEEESAYENSSSPEKFLAMTKHFYSITSVLEANLEEKAKLYRDVSLRHIFLLNNIHYMTRKVLKSELKHIFGDKWNRKHTWKFQQQATEYERSTWLPVLSFLKDDTSGSGSGSGSRSLRPRERFQGFNTAFEEVYKAQTGWLISDERLREDVRTKASMWVIQAYWTFYSRHKNNVSERYIKYSTDDLEKLLLDLFAGSSKSLNNSYRR; this is encoded by the coding sequence ATGGGAGAGTTTGAGTTAGATAGAGAAGAGAAGTTGATTACTGCCGCGAACTATCTCGTTCATGAACTTAGATCTGGCAAGAGCCTCACTAGAAACGCTAAGAAGGCTTTAGAGAGTCTCTCATCAGAGCTGTCTCGTGTAGTGGTGGTGAACTCTGAGGATGATAATAGATACGAGGAAGATGAGATCAAGACACGACTCAACGCTGTCTGCGAGAAGATCATGACTCGCGAGGTCGACGAAACCATGATCTGGGACTTGGGTTCAGAAGCAGGGAACGAGTTTCTAGACGCTGTGAACGAGCTGAGAGTGTTGATAGACGGAGGAACAACAGAGGAGGTCTCTCTGAGGAAAGCTCACGACGTTCTCCAAACGGCAATGGCCAGGCTTGAGGACGAGTTCAAGCATCTTCTCTCGGAGAACAAGTTACCATTCGAGCTCGAACACGCTTCCTTTAGGTCTGATCATTGCATTGAAGAAGGCTCTTTCGGTGCTGCTTCCACTGAGGATTTAATCATAGGAAGCAGCAGGAGAAACTCAGAGGAGATAGTAATCGATTTGGTTAGACCTGAGGTTATATCAGATCTCAAGAACATTGCCAGCACCATGGTTGCTTCGGGGTACGACCGGGAGTGTCTCCAGGTGTGTACAACGGTTAGAAAAGAGGCTCTTGATGAGTTTCTTTACCACCACGAGGTCGAGAAGCTGAGCATTGAAGATGTGTTGAAGATGGATTGGGCTACGTTGAATACAAACATCAAGAAATGGGTTCGGGTGATGAGAAGCATCGTGCAGGTGTACTTAGTTAGCGAGAAGTCTCTGAACGATCAGATCTTCggggaggaagaggaggaggaggagtctGTAACGTGTTTTGTCGATACAGTGAAGGCTCCTGTGATGCAGCTGCTTAACTTCGGTGAGGCCGTGTCTCTCGGGCCGCGACAGCCCGAGAAACTCCTCAGGATTCTTGAAATGTATGAGCTGGCTTCCGAGCTATTACCTGAGATTGATGTACTCTTCTCAGGTAATCAGCTCGGCTCCTCCGTGAGGGGAGAGTACAGAGAAGTGATGAGGAGGCTCGGGGAATGCGCGAGAGCGACGTTCCTCGAGTTCAAAAGCGCTATTGCCTCTGATGTTTCCTCTCATCCTTTCCCTGGAGGAGCGGTCCACCCGCTTACTAACTACGTTATGAACTACCTCATGGCGTTGACGGACTTTAGTCAGACGCTAGACTCGCTTCTCATGGAGCATGATGATGTGGAGGATCTCTCAATACCACCGTCGCCGGATGTTATTAGTCCGGCGATGGTGGTTGAAGAAGAGTCTGCTTACGAGAACTCTTCTTCGCCGGAGAAGTTTTTGGCCATGACTAAGCATTTCTACTCTATTACATCTGTTCTTGAAGCTAATCTTGAAGAGAAAGCGAAGCTGTACAGAGATGTGTCTCTGAGGCACATCTTTCTCTTGAACAACATACATTACATGACAAGGAAAGTGCTTAAGTCCGAGCTGAAGCATATCTTTGGCGACAAGTGGAACAGAAAGCATACGTGGAAGTTTCAGCAGCAAGCGACGGAGTACGAACGCTCCACCTGGCTTCCTGTCCTGTCTTTCCTCAAGGATGATACTTCAGGTTCTGGCTCTGGTTCAGGTTCAAGAAGCTTGCGGCCGAGGGAGAGGTTTCAAGGATTCAACACTGCGTTTGAGGAAGTGTACAAGGCGCAGACCGGGTGGCTGATCTCGGACGAGAGGCTGAGAGAAGATGTGAGGACGAAGGCGTCCATGTGGGTGATTCAAGCGTACTGGACGTTTTACAGTAGACACAAGAACAATGTGAGTGAGAGGTATATCAAGTACAGTACTGATGATCTTGAGAAGCTCTTGTTGGATCTCTTTGCTGGTTCTTCTAAATCCTTGAACAATTCTTACAGAAGATGA